Proteins from a single region of Belliella baltica DSM 15883:
- a CDS encoding DUF6444 domain-containing protein → MGKNSVDYWYSWDYVLIFRKHFYRILDHRDTLIQELIKMNLQLMEQVKSLKSRVSDLENELARYRNPKNSRNSSVPPSKDENRPKKNQSLRQDTGRKTGGQPGHKGHTLEMTSSPDIIENHIPLFCTCCGGDLSAVPAELSSKRQVLDLPVIKVVCTEHRIFSKNCSCGEKISGSFPDNINAPIQYGSGVETIVGYLHARQYIPYRRMKELLRDCFGINLSEGSIDNIIGRFARKSAPIYAKIKTAVSKSPVIGARRDWG, encoded by the coding sequence GTGGGGAAAAACAGCGTGGATTATTGGTATTCATGGGATTATGTGCTGATATTCAGGAAACATTTCTATAGGATATTGGACCACAGAGATACGCTTATTCAGGAACTGATCAAGATGAACCTCCAGCTTATGGAGCAGGTCAAGTCTTTAAAATCTAGGGTATCCGATTTGGAAAATGAGCTTGCCCGTTACCGTAATCCCAAAAACAGCCGCAACAGCTCGGTTCCCCCTTCAAAAGACGAGAACCGCCCCAAAAAAAATCAGAGTCTCCGTCAGGATACAGGGCGCAAAACCGGCGGTCAGCCTGGACACAAAGGCCATACCCTTGAAATGACATCCTCCCCGGACATAATAGAAAACCACATCCCTTTATTCTGTACCTGCTGTGGTGGTGATCTGTCGGCGGTTCCAGCAGAACTGTCCTCCAAAAGACAGGTCCTGGATCTTCCTGTGATTAAAGTGGTATGTACCGAGCATAGAATCTTTTCCAAAAACTGTTCCTGTGGAGAAAAGATCAGTGGGTCATTCCCTGACAATATCAATGCCCCCATACAGTACGGGAGCGGTGTTGAAACCATTGTCGGTTATCTGCATGCCAGACAGTATATTCCCTATAGAAGGATGAAAGAACTTCTCAGGGACTGCTTCGGTATTAATCTCAGCGAGGGGAGTATCGATAACATTATCGGTAGGTTTGCCCGCAAGTCTGCACCAATATATGCAAAGATAAAGACGGCAGTCTCTAAAAGTCCTGTGATAGGAGCTAGACGAGACTGGGGCTAA
- a CDS encoding potassium channel family protein translates to MTGSTIGGEVVLYGDDRDYVSYIYYSLVSITTVGYGEIFPLNVPTKMLSVFLSAIGILYLAVIIAKLVSAASNIRHQN, encoded by the coding sequence TTGACGGGCTCTACTATTGGGGGGGAGGTCGTGTTATATGGAGATGATAGAGACTATGTTTCCTATATCTATTATAGTTTAGTCAGTATTACTACTGTAGGTTATGGAGAAATTTTCCCACTAAATGTACCTACCAAAATGCTTTCAGTTTTCTTATCTGCAATAGGAATTCTTTATCTAGCAGTAATCATAGCTAAATTAGTTTCCGCAGCAAGTAATATAAGGCATCAAAACTGA
- a CDS encoding potassium/proton antiporter, which translates to MNLTIENILFIGSILLFLSILAGKTSYKFGVPTLVLFLLIGMIAGSDGLGIQFNNPEIAQFIGIVSLNFILFSGGLDTNWKSIKPVLGQGIALSTIGEFLTAASLGVFVWAISDFSIYEGLLLGAIVSSTDAAAVFSILRSKSLALKYRLRSTLELESGSNDPMAYVMTIAFLGLVINPNMGFLSLIVLFFQQMILGAVLGLGFGWLSKIAVNKINLGFEGLYPVLVISLMFITFSFTDLVGGNGFLAVYLCAVYLGNQELIHKKTILRMFDGIAWLMQIVLFLTLGLLVNPTDIIPLLSLGLAASAFLIFVSRPFGVFMTLLPFKMKIRRKWYISWVGLRGAVPIVFATYPLIAGIEKAHTIFNIVFFISLTSVLVQGTTLSVVARWLKVALPEKLKPKNPIDYINSESPKTAMAEIDIPENHLIVGKKILDLGFPKNAIIAMLRRKGEFITPSGNTEILANDQLLVLAENELSLSNVYKTLGILQPETEDEEQ; encoded by the coding sequence ATGAACCTTACCATTGAAAACATCTTATTTATTGGATCAATTTTACTTTTTTTAAGCATTCTTGCAGGAAAAACCTCTTATAAATTCGGTGTCCCTACGCTAGTTTTATTCCTATTGATAGGTATGATAGCTGGCTCGGATGGTTTAGGTATACAATTCAATAACCCTGAAATAGCACAATTTATAGGTATTGTTTCTTTAAATTTCATACTTTTTTCTGGAGGTTTAGATACCAATTGGAAATCAATCAAGCCAGTTCTTGGTCAAGGGATTGCTCTTTCTACCATAGGTGAATTTCTAACTGCAGCATCATTAGGAGTTTTTGTTTGGGCAATATCCGATTTTTCAATTTATGAGGGACTACTCCTTGGAGCTATCGTATCTTCAACTGATGCTGCTGCAGTATTTTCCATTTTGAGGTCAAAAAGTTTGGCACTTAAATATAGGTTAAGGTCAACTTTAGAGTTAGAAAGCGGTAGTAATGATCCCATGGCTTATGTAATGACCATTGCTTTTCTTGGATTAGTCATTAATCCAAACATGGGCTTTCTATCTTTAATCGTTTTATTTTTTCAACAAATGATCCTTGGTGCAGTACTAGGCTTGGGTTTTGGATGGTTAAGTAAAATAGCAGTTAATAAAATCAACTTAGGTTTCGAAGGGTTGTATCCAGTTTTAGTTATTTCCTTGATGTTTATTACTTTTTCCTTTACTGATTTGGTGGGGGGCAACGGGTTTCTAGCAGTTTATCTTTGCGCAGTATATTTAGGTAATCAGGAATTAATCCACAAAAAGACAATCCTTAGGATGTTTGATGGCATAGCTTGGCTGATGCAGATCGTACTCTTTTTAACTTTGGGACTTTTAGTAAATCCAACTGATATTATTCCACTTCTTAGCTTAGGACTAGCAGCTTCTGCATTTTTAATTTTTGTTTCTAGACCATTTGGGGTTTTTATGACCCTCTTGCCTTTCAAAATGAAGATTCGAAGGAAATGGTACATTTCATGGGTTGGTCTAAGAGGCGCTGTCCCAATCGTATTTGCAACCTATCCGCTAATCGCTGGAATAGAAAAAGCTCATACAATATTTAACATAGTTTTTTTCATTTCTCTAACATCGGTATTGGTACAAGGCACCACCCTTTCTGTAGTAGCCAGGTGGTTGAAAGTTGCTCTTCCAGAAAAACTTAAACCCAAAAATCCAATTGATTATATCAATAGTGAATCTCCAAAAACAGCAATGGCAGAAATAGATATTCCTGAAAATCATTTGATAGTAGGAAAGAAAATTTTGGATTTAGGATTTCCAAAAAATGCAATAATCGCAATGCTTAGGAGAAAAGGTGAGTTTATTACTCCGTCAGGCAATACAGAGATTTTGGCGAATGACCAGCTGTTAGTCTTAGCCGAAAACGAACTTTCTTTAAGTAATGTTTATAAAACCTTAGGCATTTTACAACCTGAAACAGAAGATGAGGAACAATAA
- a CDS encoding phosphoenolpyruvate carboxylase: MLKNNYQTEVAKRFTIYNSLFLDLPFSDINRTGTLLPILASKCEEGYQKDKTPKEIIRNFFDELMGSQSEDDRHNLLFKMVQYVERQVVLFDSIEDAAFDKIHDLKGKGSVAALINRVENDKKKEALIEKLKNFSVRLTLTAHPTQFYPGNVLGIITDLETAIKNNDLGNINLLLQQLGKTGFINKDKPSPLDEAVSLIWFLTNVFYKSIPDILTRLLNRLEIPLHEWDNPGLLKVGFWPGGDRDGNPFVTHDITVKVAERLQKWILRCYYRDIRLIRRRLTFKHVEPIMLKVENGLFNSLFEDQGVYRTKTDLLNDLLEARSALVEHHEGLFLEQLDEFILKVKIFGFHFANMDVRQDSRKHDGLWDEIIEVELGEKELQNYHKLSSEEKISYLFDFDKLSKVSQVKDDFHKEMLKSFDAIQSVQKENGEDGLHRYIISNCRSALHVLEVFKLAQLSLPHNKGELPLDIVPLFETIEDLAQAPKIMEELYKNEAYAKHLKFRKQKQSIMLGFSDGTKDGGYIRANWSILLAKEELTKISRLYDIGVIFFDGRGGPPARGGGNMHNFYASLGPQVENKEIQITIQGQTISSNYGKQVSCTYNLEQLLCAGIENELYPSSEKTLTDSQRVLINKMADVSYQFYKDFKNHPQFLPYLEHVTPLKYFGQVNIGSRPLKRGKDAGLKFDDLRAIPFVGSWAQMKQNIPGFFGVGAALEALKKEGEFEKAQALYNDSLFFRSLLGNSMQSLAKSFYKSTAYLKGNPKYADLWKLMFEEYERTLRLILEVSGMETLLQDNQTSKESIAIREKIVLPLITIQQYAIQTMLDSGKEDPVLQKLILRTMFGIINAARNAA; encoded by the coding sequence ATGTTGAAGAATAATTATCAAACTGAAGTAGCCAAAAGATTTACAATCTACAATAGTCTTTTTTTGGACTTGCCATTTAGTGATATTAATAGAACAGGAACACTCTTGCCGATTTTGGCGAGTAAATGTGAAGAAGGATATCAAAAAGATAAAACTCCTAAAGAGATTATAAGAAACTTTTTTGATGAGCTGATGGGAAGTCAATCTGAGGATGATCGACATAATCTTCTTTTCAAAATGGTGCAATATGTTGAAAGGCAGGTAGTACTTTTTGATTCCATAGAAGATGCCGCATTTGACAAAATCCATGATTTGAAAGGAAAGGGAAGTGTTGCAGCTTTAATTAATCGAGTTGAGAATGATAAGAAAAAAGAAGCTTTGATAGAGAAACTTAAGAATTTTTCTGTTAGGCTAACCCTTACTGCTCACCCTACACAATTCTACCCTGGTAATGTATTGGGTATCATTACCGACCTCGAAACTGCAATAAAAAATAATGACTTGGGAAACATCAACCTTTTGCTTCAGCAATTGGGGAAAACTGGATTTATCAATAAAGATAAGCCATCCCCATTAGATGAAGCAGTCAGTTTGATTTGGTTTTTGACTAATGTTTTTTATAAAAGTATCCCTGATATCCTTACAAGATTATTGAATAGACTTGAAATTCCTCTTCATGAATGGGATAACCCAGGATTACTCAAAGTTGGTTTTTGGCCAGGAGGAGATCGTGACGGGAATCCATTTGTGACACATGATATTACGGTGAAAGTAGCAGAAAGACTTCAAAAATGGATTCTTAGATGTTATTATAGAGATATTAGGTTGATTAGAAGAAGATTGACTTTCAAGCATGTAGAGCCAATTATGCTCAAAGTTGAAAATGGCCTTTTCAATTCTTTGTTTGAAGATCAGGGTGTTTACAGAACAAAAACAGACCTTTTAAATGATTTGTTAGAAGCAAGAAGTGCCCTTGTTGAGCATCATGAAGGGTTGTTTTTAGAACAATTGGACGAGTTTATACTCAAAGTCAAAATTTTTGGTTTCCATTTTGCAAACATGGATGTTCGTCAAGACAGCAGGAAACATGATGGTCTTTGGGACGAAATCATCGAGGTGGAACTCGGAGAAAAAGAGCTTCAAAACTATCATAAATTGAGTAGTGAAGAGAAAATCAGTTATCTTTTTGACTTTGATAAGCTTTCAAAAGTAAGTCAGGTCAAAGATGATTTTCACAAGGAAATGCTTAAGAGCTTTGATGCAATTCAATCTGTTCAAAAGGAAAATGGGGAAGATGGTTTGCATCGTTATATTATTTCTAATTGTCGGTCTGCGCTTCATGTTTTAGAAGTTTTTAAACTTGCGCAACTCAGTCTGCCACACAATAAAGGTGAGCTTCCATTGGATATTGTTCCATTATTTGAGACTATTGAAGATTTGGCTCAGGCACCTAAAATAATGGAAGAGCTCTATAAAAATGAAGCTTATGCAAAGCATTTGAAATTTAGAAAACAAAAGCAATCTATTATGCTTGGTTTCTCAGATGGAACAAAAGATGGAGGCTACATTCGTGCAAATTGGTCAATCTTGCTTGCTAAAGAAGAGTTGACAAAAATCTCAAGATTATATGATATTGGAGTTATTTTCTTTGATGGCAGGGGAGGACCTCCAGCTAGAGGTGGAGGAAACATGCATAATTTCTATGCTTCCCTAGGTCCGCAAGTTGAGAATAAAGAAATACAGATTACCATTCAAGGTCAGACTATTTCTTCAAACTATGGCAAGCAAGTTTCTTGTACTTACAACCTAGAGCAATTGCTTTGTGCGGGAATAGAAAATGAACTTTATCCATCTTCTGAAAAAACACTTACTGATAGCCAACGCGTTTTGATCAATAAAATGGCAGATGTTTCGTATCAGTTTTACAAAGATTTCAAAAATCATCCACAGTTTCTTCCCTATTTGGAGCATGTGACACCGCTTAAGTATTTTGGACAAGTTAATATTGGATCTAGACCTTTGAAAAGAGGTAAGGATGCAGGGTTGAAGTTTGATGACTTAAGAGCAATACCTTTCGTAGGTTCTTGGGCTCAGATGAAACAAAATATACCGGGATTTTTTGGAGTCGGGGCTGCATTGGAAGCCTTAAAAAAAGAAGGTGAGTTTGAGAAAGCTCAAGCGCTTTATAACGATTCACTTTTCTTTAGATCTTTATTAGGGAATAGTATGCAGTCATTGGCCAAATCCTTTTACAAATCAACCGCTTATCTGAAAGGAAATCCTAAATATGCAGATTTATGGAAATTGATGTTTGAAGAATATGAGCGGACATTAAGATTGATTTTAGAGGTGTCAGGAATGGAAACCCTCCTTCAAGATAATCAAACTTCTAAAGAGTCAATTGCAATTAGAGAAAAGATCGTACTTCCTTTGATTACAATACAACAGTATGCAATCCAAACTATGTTAGATTCAGGAAAAGAAGACCCAGTCTTGCAGAAATTGATATTACGTACAATGTTTGGAATAATCAATGCGGCAAGAAACGCAGCTTAA
- a CDS encoding putative monovalent cation/H+ antiporter subunit A has translation MILAILSGFIVASMIPLLSKFIREKGSILIPFLPLALFIYFLSFIPQVSRGQSADFFYNWVPSFGIDLSFKLDGLSLLFTLLITGIGTLVFFYTFSYLKGHPYLERFYGYLSMFMASMLGLVLSDNVLTLFIFWELTSISSFFLIGFNNEDPKSRKSALLALSITGLGGLFLLAAVVLLGYVGGTYSIQELLSQSEILKSSANYNWIIFLLFIAAFTKSAQFPFHFWLPGAMKAPTPVSTYLHSATMVKAGIYLLARFTPVLGGTVEWNTTLIIVGAITMVYAAIHSLFRLDMKGILAYSTISALGILVFLIGLGTEDALLAAGVFILVHALYKATLFLVTGIVDHETGSRDVTILSGLRKVMMPVAIAAFLAALSNAGAPPFFGFVGKDLIYEATLHFGDWAYVLTGAAIVTNICLLFAGLLAGLKPFSGSLPQQFEKVHLPHFTMWVPPLILAILGLIFGIFPSLIEKSLIQPLFTSLVNNDTIIHLKLWHGFNIILGLSALTLAFGFLLYWRLKPSNSLLKKTFKFEIISPKILAEQLANLFSSFAKLWTGFFQNGYLRNYVITILGFMTILLAYRLYQGVNIYVDLAELTNVTLYEGIVVFIMAGSIIFTVFSKSRLVAVASLGVIGYSICLIFLFYSAPDLAMTQFSIDTLTVILFVLVIYNLPKYKSFSRRSIRIRDGIVSIFFGSLIALLTLEVLSEPLNRATSKYYAENAYILAKGKNVVNVILVDFRGFDTIVEITVLVIAAIGVFSLLKLRLKSIEKE, from the coding sequence ATGATACTAGCCATTCTTTCAGGATTCATTGTCGCATCAATGATTCCTCTTTTAAGCAAATTTATTAGAGAAAAAGGATCCATTTTGATTCCTTTTCTTCCTTTGGCTTTATTTATCTACTTCTTAAGTTTTATACCTCAAGTTAGTCGGGGACAATCCGCAGATTTCTTTTATAACTGGGTTCCTAGCTTTGGGATTGACTTGTCATTTAAGCTTGATGGTTTATCACTTTTATTCACATTATTAATTACAGGAATAGGCACGCTTGTCTTTTTTTACACTTTCAGTTATCTCAAAGGTCACCCTTACTTAGAGAGATTTTATGGGTATTTAAGCATGTTTATGGCCTCCATGCTTGGTTTAGTTTTGTCAGATAATGTCCTTACTTTATTTATTTTTTGGGAACTGACGAGTATTAGCTCTTTTTTCCTTATTGGATTTAATAATGAGGATCCAAAATCAAGAAAGTCGGCTTTGTTAGCACTTAGCATCACCGGGTTAGGAGGACTTTTCTTGCTTGCGGCTGTGGTTTTGTTGGGTTATGTAGGAGGAACGTATTCTATTCAAGAATTACTTTCTCAATCTGAGATCTTAAAATCATCTGCAAATTACAATTGGATCATCTTTCTTTTGTTTATAGCCGCATTTACTAAGTCAGCTCAATTCCCATTTCATTTTTGGCTTCCAGGAGCCATGAAAGCTCCAACCCCGGTGAGCACCTACTTACACTCTGCGACTATGGTCAAAGCGGGGATCTATCTCTTAGCTAGATTTACTCCAGTACTAGGAGGAACTGTGGAGTGGAATACGACATTAATTATCGTCGGTGCAATCACGATGGTTTATGCCGCTATTCATTCTCTTTTTAGATTAGATATGAAAGGGATTTTAGCTTACTCCACCATTTCTGCTTTAGGAATTTTAGTATTCTTAATTGGGTTGGGAACGGAAGATGCATTGCTTGCAGCAGGAGTATTTATTCTAGTCCATGCTTTGTACAAAGCCACACTTTTCCTTGTTACTGGGATAGTAGATCATGAAACAGGTTCACGAGATGTCACCATACTTTCCGGATTACGAAAAGTGATGATGCCTGTTGCAATTGCTGCATTTTTAGCAGCACTTTCTAACGCTGGAGCACCACCCTTCTTTGGTTTTGTAGGAAAAGACCTCATTTATGAAGCTACTTTGCATTTTGGGGATTGGGCTTATGTACTAACAGGAGCAGCTATTGTTACCAATATTTGTTTGCTTTTTGCTGGCCTTTTGGCTGGTCTAAAGCCATTTTCAGGGTCTCTTCCACAGCAATTTGAAAAGGTGCATTTGCCTCATTTTACCATGTGGGTTCCTCCACTGATTTTGGCTATTTTGGGACTTATCTTCGGGATATTCCCATCATTGATAGAAAAAAGTTTGATCCAGCCATTATTTACCAGCTTGGTAAATAATGACACCATTATCCACCTAAAGCTTTGGCATGGTTTCAATATCATCTTAGGCTTGAGTGCACTTACTTTAGCATTTGGTTTTTTACTTTATTGGAGATTAAAACCTTCGAATAGCTTACTAAAAAAGACCTTCAAGTTTGAGATTATTTCCCCTAAAATCTTGGCAGAGCAATTAGCAAATCTTTTCTCTAGCTTTGCAAAACTTTGGACAGGATTCTTTCAAAATGGTTATTTAAGGAATTATGTCATCACTATCTTAGGTTTTATGACAATTTTATTAGCCTATAGGCTATATCAAGGAGTTAACATTTATGTAGATCTTGCAGAACTGACGAATGTGACACTATATGAAGGGATTGTAGTTTTTATCATGGCTGGTTCGATTATTTTTACAGTCTTTTCAAAATCCAGATTGGTAGCAGTAGCTTCGCTAGGGGTGATAGGATATTCAATTTGTTTGATATTTCTATTTTACTCAGCACCTGATCTTGCCATGACTCAATTTTCCATAGATACCTTGACAGTGATTTTATTTGTGCTGGTCATCTATAATTTACCCAAATACAAATCATTCTCTAGGAGAAGTATAAGAATAAGAGATGGTATAGTTTCAATATTCTTTGGATCCCTCATCGCATTATTAACCTTAGAGGTTTTATCAGAACCACTGAATAGAGCTACTTCAAAATATTATGCTGAAAATGCATACATCCTTGCCAAAGGTAAAAATGTAGTAAATGTGATTTTAGTGGATTTTAGAGGTTTTGATACGATTGTTGAAATTACTGTCTTGGTGATCGCAGCGATTGGAGTATTTAGTTTGTTGAAATTGAGGCTTAAAAGCATAGAAAAAGAATAA
- a CDS encoding Na+/H+ antiporter subunit B: MKTIIFKTASTYLLPLLILFSVFILLRGHYLPGGGFVGGLIASIAFVIHSFANGLEKTKKIIKFHPGFLMPIGLAIALVSGAAPLLIGQSLMTGLWFEEPIAVIGMVGSALFFDTGVYLVVIGVTLTIIFTITETI, encoded by the coding sequence ATGAAAACAATCATTTTCAAGACAGCGTCAACTTATCTTTTGCCTTTGTTGATTTTGTTTTCTGTATTTATACTACTCAGAGGTCATTATCTTCCAGGAGGTGGTTTTGTGGGTGGATTAATAGCCTCTATTGCATTTGTGATTCATTCATTTGCAAATGGACTTGAAAAAACAAAGAAAATCATCAAGTTTCACCCAGGGTTTTTGATGCCGATAGGCTTAGCCATTGCATTAGTAAGTGGTGCTGCACCATTACTAATAGGACAAAGTTTAATGACTGGATTATGGTTTGAAGAACCTATTGCAGTGATAGGGATGGTGGGTTCAGCTTTGTTTTTTGACACTGGAGTTTACCTAGTAGTCATTGGAGTTACATTAACAATTATTTTCACTATTACTGAGACAATTTAA
- a CDS encoding Na+/H+ antiporter subunit C, giving the protein MELLLVILIGLLYAAGIYMMLRRSMVKLILGLILLGNGANMLIFLLGRIVKGKPPIIDSAEKMLTEIYADPVPQALILTAIVISFGLQSFAIILVKRAYKITDTDDLDELNSTDEIYE; this is encoded by the coding sequence ATGGAATTATTATTAGTCATACTAATTGGTCTGCTCTATGCCGCAGGTATCTACATGATGCTCAGAAGAAGCATGGTGAAATTAATTTTAGGCTTGATTTTGCTTGGAAATGGAGCGAATATGCTCATTTTCCTCTTAGGTAGAATTGTGAAAGGAAAACCTCCTATCATTGACTCTGCTGAAAAAATGCTCACAGAAATATATGCTGACCCTGTTCCACAAGCTCTCATTCTCACTGCCATAGTAATTAGTTTTGGCTTACAATCCTTTGCAATTATCCTTGTCAAAAGAGCTTACAAAATCACTGATACTGATGATTTGGATGAATTGAATTCTACAGACGAAATTTATGAATAA
- a CDS encoding proton-conducting transporter membrane subunit yields the protein MNNPYIVLPVLFQLFTAVLLLFFWFRVNAQRLITIICSFTSVGIAIWLFTEVYNHGILTMQAGEWKAPFGITFVADIFSATMVLLTSFSGMAVAVFATGSIRNARLKFGFFPILNFLLMGLHGAFLTGDIFNLYVWFEIIIIASFVLITIGGEKAQIEGAMKYVTMNLLASAIFLTAIAILYGMAGSLNMADLSGQVAQIENRGLVNVVAILFLVGFGIKSAIFPLYFWLPASYHTPPPAISAIFGGLLTKVGIYALLRIFTLIFIPDQFLSNLLIVMAALTILSGGLGAILQVNMRKIFSYLIVCHIGFMLAGLGIYTELAILGAIFYLIHDIVVKTNLFLISGLIFKLKGTLNIEKLGGIYKKYPKYALLMAISLFSLVGIPPLSGFWAKIFLIQGGFEENQYTLIGFILLGSFLTLWVIAKIWSEVFWKKSVDLPKKINVKYFSELAPFKQWAMLLPIVFLTLITLYIGLAAEHIIILSKQISYELMNPSTYIEAVLGPQIDTP from the coding sequence ATGAATAATCCTTATATCGTTTTACCTGTCCTATTCCAATTGTTTACAGCAGTATTGCTGTTGTTTTTCTGGTTTAGAGTCAATGCCCAAAGATTGATTACCATCATCTGTAGTTTTACTTCTGTTGGAATCGCCATTTGGTTATTTACCGAGGTTTATAATCATGGTATCCTTACCATGCAAGCGGGAGAATGGAAAGCTCCATTTGGGATCACATTTGTAGCAGATATTTTCAGTGCCACAATGGTTCTCTTGACCTCCTTTTCTGGTATGGCAGTAGCTGTTTTTGCAACTGGAAGTATTCGAAATGCCAGATTGAAATTTGGTTTTTTCCCGATCCTAAACTTCCTTTTGATGGGGCTTCATGGTGCATTTCTCACTGGAGACATTTTCAATCTTTATGTTTGGTTTGAGATTATCATAATTGCTTCATTTGTATTGATTACGATTGGAGGAGAAAAAGCACAAATAGAAGGTGCTATGAAATATGTCACCATGAATTTACTCGCTTCTGCTATTTTCCTGACAGCAATTGCGATTTTGTATGGAATGGCTGGAAGCTTGAACATGGCCGACCTTTCAGGACAAGTTGCCCAAATAGAAAATAGAGGACTTGTAAATGTGGTAGCAATTTTGTTTTTAGTTGGATTTGGAATCAAGTCAGCGATTTTCCCTTTATACTTTTGGTTGCCTGCTTCATATCACACACCACCACCTGCGATCTCAGCCATATTTGGCGGATTATTGACAAAAGTGGGTATTTACGCACTTTTGAGGATATTTACTTTAATATTTATTCCTGATCAATTTCTAAGTAATTTATTGATTGTGATGGCAGCTTTGACAATATTATCAGGAGGATTGGGAGCGATTTTGCAAGTGAATATGCGAAAGATTTTCTCTTACTTGATAGTTTGTCACATCGGGTTTATGCTCGCTGGATTAGGAATTTATACTGAATTAGCCATTTTAGGTGCAATTTTCTATTTAATTCATGACATCGTCGTTAAGACAAATCTTTTCCTAATCTCAGGTTTGATTTTCAAACTCAAAGGCACTTTGAACATAGAAAAACTTGGAGGGATTTATAAAAAATATCCAAAATATGCTTTATTGATGGCTATTTCTTTATTTTCTTTGGTTGGAATTCCACCACTCTCTGGTTTTTGGGCAAAAATATTTTTGATCCAAGGAGGTTTTGAAGAAAATCAATATACTTTGATTGGATTTATACTTTTGGGTAGCTTCCTAACTCTTTGGGTAATTGCTAAAATTTGGTCAGAAGTGTTTTGGAAAAAATCCGTTGATTTACCAAAAAAAATAAATGTTAAATACTTCAGTGAATTGGCACCCTTCAAACAATGGGCAATGCTACTTCCCATAGTTTTTTTGACACTAATTACACTTTATATTGGACTTGCTGCGGAACATATAATTATACTTAGCAAACAGATTTCTTATGAATTGATGAACCCTTCAACTTATATTGAAGCAGTTTTAGGACCTCAAATTGACACACCATGA
- a CDS encoding Na+/H+ antiporter subunit E — protein sequence MIKARFLSNLLLSLIWVAITGTFSLENFLFGFALSFFLLWLTSTNRRQNKYFNKVPKLFGFIFFFLYELVKANIEVAYEVITPKYSMEPGIVKIPLDAKSDMEITLLANLITLTPGTLSLGVSDDRTVLYVHTMYVKDKEEFIDGIKNGFEKRLLDILR from the coding sequence ATGATAAAAGCTAGATTCTTAAGTAATCTTTTACTTTCCTTGATTTGGGTAGCGATCACTGGGACTTTTTCTCTAGAAAATTTCTTGTTTGGTTTTGCTCTAAGCTTCTTCCTTTTATGGTTGACCTCGACTAATAGGAGGCAAAACAAATATTTCAATAAGGTTCCTAAATTATTTGGCTTTATCTTCTTCTTTTTATACGAACTTGTAAAAGCTAATATTGAAGTAGCCTACGAGGTAATTACTCCTAAATATTCCATGGAGCCAGGAATTGTAAAGATTCCACTAGACGCAAAATCAGATATGGAAATCACACTCCTAGCAAATCTAATTACTTTGACACCCGGTACATTGAGTTTAGGTGTTTCAGATGATAGAACAGTACTTTATGTTCATACCATGTATGTGAAGGACAAAGAAGAGTTCATTGACGGTATCAAAAATGGGTTTGAGAAAAGATTATTAGATATTTTACGATGA
- a CDS encoding cation:proton antiporter yields the protein MSTYDYLYYIILPVLSISVFIIFIRFLMGPRLSDRVVALDLLLTTGIGIIAVYSIITNQPTFLDIAMILALIAFLGTVAFAYYLEKREKND from the coding sequence ATGAGCACTTACGACTATTTATATTATATCATTTTGCCAGTTTTAAGCATTTCTGTATTTATCATCTTCATTAGGTTTTTGATGGGACCTCGCTTATCTGATCGAGTGGTCGCTCTAGACCTATTATTGACAACAGGAATTGGCATCATCGCAGTGTACAGCATAATTACCAATCAGCCTACTTTTTTGGATATTGCAATGATTTTGGCTTTAATTGCCTTCTTGGGAACAGTTGCTTTTGCTTATTATTTAGAAAAAAGAGAAAAAAATGACTGA